From the Gallaecimonas mangrovi genome, one window contains:
- a CDS encoding GNAT family N-acetyltransferase: MPVLPRLRLATLDDAPAIAELLVRAWQQSYRQFLPAEFLEKLTVDGRVGLVESLLRQPLSQTWLVEDDGNLLGFVNTGRSRDPDVSRRTTAELRALYLDPEMIGGGLGAQLLEKALVALRSQGFVSMNLWVLENNQAGIKFWLKHGFKEDGCHRIEDRDGIELKQIRLHRLLNKAFGKQ, translated from the coding sequence TTGCCCGTACTACCCCGTCTCCGATTAGCGACCTTAGATGATGCTCCGGCCATCGCCGAGTTATTGGTACGCGCCTGGCAGCAGAGCTATCGGCAATTTCTGCCCGCTGAGTTTTTGGAAAAATTAACCGTTGATGGCCGTGTTGGCTTAGTAGAAAGCCTTTTGCGCCAGCCGCTTAGCCAAACCTGGCTGGTTGAAGATGACGGTAATTTGTTGGGGTTTGTGAATACCGGGCGCTCCCGCGACCCGGATGTGTCACGCCGCACCACCGCTGAACTGCGTGCCCTTTATCTTGACCCCGAGATGATTGGTGGTGGCCTTGGCGCCCAGCTTCTGGAAAAAGCCCTGGTGGCGCTGCGCTCACAAGGCTTTGTGTCGATGAACCTGTGGGTGCTGGAAAACAACCAGGCCGGCATTAAGTTTTGGCTTAAGCACGGCTTTAAAGAAGATGGCTGTCACCGCATTGAAGACCGAGACGGCATTGAACTTAAGCAGATTCGTTTGCACCGGCTGCTCAATAAAGCCTTTGGCAAACAATGA
- the rimJ gene encoding ribosomal protein S5-alanine N-acetyltransferase — translation MFETERSIIEVLPAEDAPLLLRFYLKNQQHLAPWEPIRDDDFLTLSHFRQQLEAAQAAFARQSEFRFVALDKKRQQVLGVANFTAVARGAFQACFLGYSLDEQLQGQGLMAEILRPCIQYLFNDIGLNRVMANYMPANERSARVLDKLGFEKEGYARRYLKIAGQWQDHVLTAKVNNQALGQ, via the coding sequence ATGTTTGAAACCGAACGCAGCATTATTGAGGTACTACCCGCCGAAGACGCGCCGTTATTGCTGCGCTTTTACCTTAAAAACCAGCAGCATTTGGCGCCTTGGGAACCGATTAGGGACGATGACTTTTTAACCTTAAGTCATTTTCGCCAGCAGCTCGAAGCCGCCCAGGCTGCCTTTGCAAGGCAAAGCGAGTTTCGCTTTGTGGCCCTTGATAAAAAGCGCCAGCAGGTGCTGGGGGTGGCCAATTTTACGGCCGTGGCGCGCGGCGCCTTTCAGGCCTGCTTTTTAGGGTACAGCTTGGACGAGCAGCTACAAGGCCAGGGGCTGATGGCAGAAATACTGCGCCCTTGCATCCAGTACCTTTTTAATGACATCGGCCTTAACCGCGTTATGGCCAACTACATGCCGGCCAATGAGCGCAGTGCCCGGGTGCTGGATAAACTGGGCTTTGAAAAGGAAGGCTATGCGCGGCGCTATTTAAAAATCGCCGGCCAGTGGCAAGACCATGTGCTAACCGCCAAGGTCAATAACCAAGCTTTAGGGCAATAA
- the ligA gene encoding NAD-dependent DNA ligase LigA — protein sequence MNTIQSQLETLRQRIDEHNYRYYVEDAPSIPDAEYDRLMRELQAIEAEHPELITPDSPTQRVGAKAATAFSEVVHEVPMLSLGNAMDEDEFIAFSERVEKGLGHAPAWCCEPKLDGLAVSLLYENGLLVRGATRGDGASGEDITQNVRTIGAIPLKLRGQFPVRVEVRGEVFMTKAGFEAMNKKALETGDKLFANPRNAAAGSLRQLDPRITAKRPLAFYAYGLGVVEGMVLPASQYERLLWLKSLGLPMAKEVQRVTGNEAVKAFHDDLLAKREALDFDIDGAVIKVDSIADQEELGFVARAPRWAIAWKYPAQEELTVLEDVEFQVGRTGAITPVAKLKPVFVGGVTVSNATLHNADEVARLGVKIGDTVIIRRAGDVIPQVVSVVQERRPDNAADIVFPDTCPVCDSKVERLEGEAVARCTGGLFCSAQRKQAVRHFASRKALDIEGLGDKIVEQLVDKDWVKTPADIFVLTPQQLTGLERMGEKSATKLVSHIRKARATTLPRFIYALGIREVGEATAAGLASHFADLPPLQAASVEELEAVDDVGPIVARHVHTFFRQPHNIEVIEALLNPDIGGIHWPVLEKPSSDNQPLAGQTFVITGTLSVLSRDEAKAHLEALGAKVAGSVSKNTDVLVAGEKAGSKLAKAESLGIATWDDATLMAFLSEQGVIDAA from the coding sequence ATGAACACAATTCAAAGCCAATTAGAGACGCTGCGTCAGCGCATTGACGAGCATAACTACCGCTATTACGTCGAAGACGCCCCCAGCATTCCCGATGCCGAATATGACCGGCTCATGCGCGAGCTGCAGGCCATTGAGGCCGAGCACCCAGAGCTTATCACCCCGGATTCTCCCACCCAGCGGGTAGGGGCCAAAGCCGCCACCGCCTTTAGTGAAGTGGTGCATGAAGTGCCGATGCTGTCTTTGGGTAATGCCATGGACGAAGACGAATTTATTGCCTTTAGCGAGCGGGTAGAAAAAGGCTTGGGTCATGCCCCAGCCTGGTGCTGCGAGCCCAAGCTTGATGGTTTGGCGGTAAGCCTTTTATATGAAAACGGCCTATTGGTGCGCGGCGCCACCCGTGGCGATGGTGCCAGCGGCGAAGACATTACCCAAAATGTGCGTACCATTGGCGCCATTCCATTAAAACTACGCGGCCAATTCCCGGTCCGTGTTGAGGTGCGCGGCGAAGTCTTTATGACCAAAGCCGGCTTTGAGGCCATGAATAAAAAGGCCCTTGAAACTGGCGATAAACTTTTTGCCAACCCCCGTAACGCCGCGGCCGGTTCCTTGCGCCAGCTAGACCCGCGTATTACCGCCAAAAGGCCGCTGGCGTTTTATGCCTACGGCCTTGGGGTTGTGGAAGGCATGGTGCTGCCTGCAAGCCAATATGAAAGGCTGCTGTGGCTGAAGTCGTTGGGGCTGCCGATGGCCAAAGAAGTGCAAAGGGTCACCGGTAATGAAGCGGTGAAAGCCTTTCACGACGACTTGCTGGCAAAGCGTGAGGCCTTGGATTTTGATATCGACGGCGCCGTCATTAAGGTTGATAGCATTGCCGACCAGGAAGAGCTGGGCTTTGTGGCGCGGGCACCGCGCTGGGCCATTGCCTGGAAATACCCGGCACAAGAAGAGCTTACCGTACTTGAAGATGTGGAGTTTCAAGTGGGGCGCACCGGCGCCATCACCCCGGTCGCGAAGTTAAAACCGGTGTTTGTTGGCGGGGTAACGGTATCTAACGCCACCTTGCATAACGCCGATGAAGTGGCGCGCCTTGGGGTGAAAATAGGCGACACCGTTATTATTCGCCGCGCCGGCGACGTTATTCCGCAAGTGGTGTCGGTGGTTCAAGAGCGCCGCCCTGACAACGCCGCTGATATTGTCTTTCCTGATACTTGCCCGGTTTGCGACTCCAAAGTCGAGCGTTTGGAAGGCGAAGCCGTGGCGCGCTGCACAGGCGGGCTTTTTTGTAGTGCCCAGCGCAAACAGGCGGTGCGGCATTTTGCCTCGCGCAAAGCGCTGGATATTGAAGGCCTTGGCGACAAAATTGTTGAGCAACTGGTGGATAAAGACTGGGTGAAAACCCCGGCCGATATTTTTGTATTAACCCCCCAGCAGCTCACCGGCCTTGAGCGGATGGGCGAAAAGTCAGCCACCAAATTGGTGTCGCATATTCGTAAAGCCCGGGCAACCACCTTGCCGCGCTTTATTTATGCGCTGGGCATTCGCGAAGTCGGCGAAGCCACCGCCGCCGGTCTTGCCAGCCACTTTGCGGATTTGCCACCACTGCAGGCCGCGTCGGTTGAAGAGTTAGAGGCGGTGGACGACGTTGGCCCCATTGTTGCCCGCCACGTTCATACTTTTTTCCGCCAACCGCACAATATTGAGGTGATAGAAGCCTTATTAAACCCCGATATCGGCGGTATTCACTGGCCAGTATTGGAAAAGCCCAGCAGTGACAACCAGCCGCTTGCCGGCCAAACCTTTGTTATCACCGGCACCTTGTCGGTATTGTCCCGCGACGAAGCCAAGGCACACCTTGAGGCGCTGGGGGCCAAGGTGGCAGGGTCGGTATCAAAAAATACCGATGTGCTGGTGGCCGGTGAAAAAGCCGGGTCTAAGTTGGCCAAGGCTGAAAGTCTGGGCATTGCCACCTGGGATGATGCTACCCTGATGGCTTTTTTAAGCGAGCAAGGGGTAATAGATGCTGCATAA
- the zipA gene encoding cell division protein ZipA codes for METVLLIIGVLIIGAIFAHGLKTIRNQGQAKLKTKSMKSMPTKEKDPNGFDDDGIGEVRVVAKRRQEPKMEQMDLNLNAEPAAEVSEAPAADEFEAPEAPEARQPEPAMPSIKAVEEEAAAEPVAPENQEVLVLHVVAKDEDPIEGAELLPLLLSLGMRFGEMDIFHRHKESSGRGPVLFSMANMVNPGTFDVDNMEQFNTRGLALFMTLPNAGDAMKAFAMMLNAAQKMAEEFGCQVLDGDRNLVTQQTVQHYQGQIREFTRRQLLAAGGH; via the coding sequence ATGGAAACCGTTTTGCTAATCATTGGTGTGCTGATCATTGGTGCCATTTTTGCCCATGGCCTCAAGACCATTCGCAACCAGGGTCAGGCCAAGCTAAAAACCAAATCGATGAAATCCATGCCCACCAAAGAAAAGGACCCCAACGGCTTTGATGACGATGGCATCGGTGAGGTGCGGGTGGTGGCTAAACGCCGCCAAGAGCCAAAAATGGAGCAAATGGACCTGAATTTAAACGCCGAGCCTGCCGCCGAGGTTTCCGAGGCACCGGCCGCTGACGAGTTTGAAGCGCCCGAAGCTCCCGAGGCCCGCCAGCCGGAACCGGCCATGCCCAGCATCAAAGCGGTAGAAGAAGAGGCAGCCGCCGAACCTGTCGCCCCTGAAAACCAGGAAGTGCTGGTGCTGCATGTGGTGGCGAAAGACGAAGATCCTATCGAAGGCGCCGAACTGTTGCCGTTGCTATTAAGCCTTGGCATGCGCTTTGGCGAGATGGACATTTTCCATCGCCATAAAGAATCGTCTGGCCGTGGCCCGGTGCTGTTTAGCATGGCTAACATGGTGAACCCCGGCACCTTCGATGTGGACAACATGGAGCAGTTTAATACCCGTGGCCTGGCACTTTTTATGACCTTGCCGAACGCCGGTGACGCCATGAAAGCCTTTGCCATGATGCTAAACGCCGCCCAGAAAATGGCCGAAGAGTTTGGCTGCCAGGTACTGGATGGTGACCGCAACCTGGTTACCCAGCAAACGGTACAGCATTACCAGGGCCAAATTCGTGAATTCACTCGGCGCCAGCTCCTCGCAGCCGGCGGCCACTGA
- the smc gene encoding chromosome segregation protein SMC → MRLKSIKLAGFKSFVDATNVPFPKAMTAVVGPNGCGKSNIIDAVRWVLGESSAKNLRGDAMTDVIFNGSSGRKPVSQASVELVFDNNDGTATGPVAQYAEIAVKRLVTRDGQSQYFLNGSRCRRRDITDIFLGTGLGPRSYAIIEQGMISRLIESRPQELRVFIEEAAGISKYKERRKETENRIRHTRDNLERLTDVREELGAQLDKLRRQADAARRYRDYKKQERTNKGQLAALRFRRYQDAITTLSSEIRHYETELERFIAQSRGDEKAMVELKEAQHDAKGQVEQAQSRYYRLGSEIARAEQNLVNAKSRRSQLDEQLSRLQQRAEQARLTLAQDQERQAQADEELEMLTPELDELREQLAETKLQRESIEGRFRAQQQAMAERLQRQGQLQTRRQVLATRIENLKVNIARDQQRLAGFSSQDSEALVEVQMQLEEQQMHVDEQAEALEVTVLATAEAKAALSAAQGLLKSRQGQQRQAERALDTVHSRISQLSQLIEAAGGDSALPALDALPTLLSTLQIEGPWHKAAEQVLGTWLSARVGDDAPFLAISQSAAVLREGTLAAKAGTLAEKVTAPVALPWLNKVYLADSREAALATRANLGDDESVICSDGFWLGPGFVSTAPGQSQGLSLVADLDALNQQQPALQAALGEANALLDAAQQDIDTRQQQLEQAELLQQQAQQRQVEARQQLAILQSRLDGLTQQANARQQERQQLQGSIETQQLELAELGEEQLMLSEEAEMAEHQDDTEDLEPGLLQARNQEEQLRSQVQQLQIRFETLKSSRQALAESCQRADLQVAEVSEQLEALLEEQQMLDDPGQEQQSQLELWLAEHKEVEEHLGTLNQQLAELDERMAVLEEGQTAAFAKVQSMQSEIDKRRVEIEGHKVRADGAREQLDELEQELDAVLVSLTDQTEEALAKEIDRLVNAISRLGAINLAAIEEFEQQAERKQYLDEQDADLNSALETLENAIRKIDRETRAKFKDTFDVVNADLQRLFPKVFGGGSAYLELTGEDLLDTGVTIMARPPGKRNATIHLLSGGEKALTALSLVFAIFRLNPAPFCMLDEVDAPLDDANVERYCRLVREMSDSVQFIYISHNKVAMEMADQLTGVTMHEPGVSRIVAVDIEEAVALAEAG, encoded by the coding sequence ATGCGCCTAAAAAGTATCAAATTGGCCGGATTCAAATCCTTCGTGGATGCCACCAATGTTCCTTTCCCTAAGGCGATGACGGCTGTTGTCGGCCCGAACGGCTGCGGCAAATCCAATATTATTGATGCCGTGCGCTGGGTGCTGGGTGAGTCTAGCGCCAAGAACCTGCGCGGCGACGCCATGACCGACGTTATTTTTAACGGCTCGTCTGGGCGCAAACCGGTTTCCCAAGCCAGCGTTGAATTGGTGTTCGACAACAATGACGGCACCGCCACCGGCCCTGTTGCCCAGTATGCTGAAATCGCCGTTAAACGCCTGGTGACCCGCGACGGCCAGTCCCAGTATTTTCTTAACGGTAGCCGCTGCCGGCGCCGCGATATTACCGATATTTTCTTGGGTACCGGCCTTGGGCCCCGTTCTTACGCCATTATCGAGCAGGGCATGATCTCGCGGCTTATAGAGTCGCGCCCGCAAGAGTTGCGGGTGTTTATCGAAGAAGCGGCCGGTATTTCCAAATACAAAGAACGGCGCAAAGAAACCGAAAACCGCATTCGCCATACCCGCGATAACCTCGAGCGCCTGACCGACGTGCGTGAAGAGCTGGGCGCCCAGCTCGACAAATTGCGCCGCCAGGCCGACGCTGCCCGCCGTTACCGCGATTACAAAAAACAAGAACGCACCAATAAAGGCCAATTGGCGGCGCTGCGTTTTCGTCGCTATCAAGACGCCATCACCACCTTAAGCAGTGAAATTCGCCATTATGAAACCGAGCTGGAGCGCTTTATTGCCCAAAGCCGAGGTGATGAAAAAGCCATGGTGGAGCTAAAAGAAGCCCAGCACGACGCCAAGGGCCAGGTAGAGCAAGCCCAAAGCCGCTATTACCGGTTGGGTTCTGAAATTGCCCGCGCCGAACAAAACCTGGTTAATGCCAAAAGCCGGCGCAGCCAGCTGGACGAGCAGTTATCACGGCTGCAACAGCGGGCCGAGCAAGCGCGGCTAACTCTGGCTCAAGACCAGGAGCGCCAGGCCCAGGCCGATGAAGAGCTGGAAATGCTCACCCCTGAGCTTGACGAACTGCGCGAACAATTGGCGGAAACCAAACTGCAGCGCGAAAGCATTGAAGGGCGTTTTCGTGCTCAGCAGCAAGCCATGGCCGAACGCTTGCAGCGCCAAGGGCAGTTACAAACCCGGCGGCAAGTGCTGGCAACTCGCATTGAAAACCTGAAAGTCAATATTGCTCGTGACCAGCAGCGCTTGGCCGGTTTTAGCAGCCAAGACAGCGAAGCCCTGGTAGAAGTGCAAATGCAGCTTGAAGAGCAGCAAATGCATGTTGATGAGCAAGCCGAAGCGCTGGAAGTCACGGTGTTAGCCACCGCCGAAGCCAAAGCGGCGTTAAGTGCTGCCCAAGGGCTTTTAAAAAGCCGCCAGGGCCAGCAGCGCCAGGCCGAGCGCGCCCTTGATACCGTGCATTCACGTATCAGCCAGTTAAGCCAGTTAATTGAGGCTGCCGGTGGTGACAGCGCCTTGCCAGCGTTAGATGCCTTGCCAACGTTGCTGTCCACCTTGCAAATTGAAGGCCCCTGGCACAAAGCGGCTGAGCAGGTACTAGGCACTTGGCTTAGCGCCCGCGTCGGTGACGATGCGCCCTTCTTGGCCATAAGCCAAAGCGCCGCTGTGCTGCGTGAAGGCACCCTTGCCGCCAAGGCCGGTACCTTGGCCGAGAAGGTCACAGCGCCGGTGGCGCTACCTTGGTTAAATAAGGTGTATCTGGCCGATAGCCGCGAAGCGGCCCTCGCCACAAGAGCAAACCTTGGCGACGATGAATCGGTGATTTGTAGCGACGGCTTTTGGCTGGGGCCAGGCTTTGTGTCTACTGCACCCGGGCAAAGCCAGGGGCTGAGTCTGGTGGCCGATTTAGATGCCCTAAATCAGCAGCAGCCGGCTCTGCAAGCCGCGCTTGGCGAGGCCAATGCCTTGTTAGACGCGGCCCAGCAAGATATCGACACCCGCCAACAGCAACTGGAACAGGCAGAGCTGCTACAGCAACAAGCCCAGCAGCGCCAGGTAGAAGCGCGCCAGCAATTAGCCATTTTACAATCGCGCCTAGACGGCCTTACGCAGCAAGCAAACGCCCGTCAGCAAGAGCGCCAGCAGTTACAAGGAAGCATTGAAACCCAGCAGCTGGAGCTGGCCGAATTGGGTGAAGAGCAATTAATGCTGAGCGAAGAAGCCGAAATGGCTGAGCACCAGGACGACACCGAAGATTTAGAACCCGGCCTTTTGCAAGCGCGCAACCAAGAAGAGCAGCTTCGTAGCCAGGTGCAGCAGCTGCAAATTCGTTTTGAAACCTTAAAGTCGTCCCGCCAGGCGCTGGCGGAATCGTGCCAGCGTGCTGACTTGCAGGTTGCCGAGGTCAGCGAACAGCTCGAAGCCCTACTTGAAGAGCAGCAAATGCTGGATGATCCGGGCCAAGAGCAGCAAAGCCAGCTGGAACTGTGGCTGGCAGAGCACAAGGAAGTGGAAGAGCACCTCGGTACCCTTAACCAGCAGCTGGCGGAGCTTGACGAGCGTATGGCGGTGCTGGAAGAAGGGCAGACGGCGGCCTTTGCCAAGGTGCAAAGCATGCAGTCGGAAATTGATAAACGCCGGGTGGAAATAGAAGGCCACAAGGTGCGTGCCGACGGTGCCCGCGAGCAGCTGGACGAATTAGAGCAAGAATTGGATGCGGTGCTGGTCAGCCTTACCGACCAAACCGAAGAGGCGCTGGCCAAGGAAATTGACCGGCTGGTTAATGCCATTTCCCGCCTTGGCGCCATTAACCTGGCAGCCATTGAAGAGTTTGAGCAACAGGCCGAGCGCAAGCAATACCTGGACGAACAAGACGCTGACCTTAATAGCGCCCTTGAAACCCTGGAAAACGCCATTCGCAAAATCGACCGTGAAACCCGCGCCAAATTCAAAGACACCTTTGATGTGGTTAACGCTGACTTGCAGCGTTTGTTCCCGAAGGTCTTTGGTGGCGGCAGTGCTTACTTGGAGCTAACCGGGGAAGACCTGCTCGATACCGGCGTTACCATCATGGCGCGGCCACCGGGTAAACGAAATGCCACCATTCACCTTCTCTCCGGTGGTGAAAAGGCGCTGACCGCTTTATCATTGGTGTTTGCAATTTTCAGGCTAAATCCAGCACCCTTCTGTATGCTGGACGAAGTGGATGCGCCGCTGGATGATGCCAACGTCGAACGTTATTGCCGTCTGGTCAGGGAAATGTCAGACAGCGTCCAGTTTATTTACATCAGCCACAACAAGGTGGCGATGGAAATGGCGGACCAACTGACCGGCGTTACCATGCACGAGCCGGGCGTATCCCGCATTGTTGCCGTAGATATTGAAGAAGCTGTCGCCTTGGCGGAAGCAGGCTAA
- the cysZ gene encoding sulfate transporter CysZ, translating to MRLRCECYGGIKVANPVSGAHYLMRGFSLIREKGLRRFVFIPLLVNLVLFIAAFSWLMYQIKDMVTWVLHYLPHWLDWLEYLIWPLGIIAILVVFSYIFSAIANWIAAPFNGLLAERVELKLTGEALPDAGMVDIFKDMPRLFGREWAKLKYYLPRAIGFLILFLIPVIGQTLGAVLWFFFTAWMMAIQYLDYPFDNHKIPFEDMKLALKYQRGPSFSFGILATLLSMVPILNLIVMPVAVCGATAMWVERFRPHLLKR from the coding sequence ATGCGATTGCGTTGTGAATGCTATGGAGGTATCAAAGTGGCCAACCCGGTTTCTGGCGCCCACTATCTAATGCGCGGCTTTTCGCTTATTCGCGAAAAGGGCTTAAGGCGTTTTGTGTTTATTCCCCTGCTGGTCAATCTGGTGCTTTTTATCGCCGCCTTTAGCTGGTTGATGTACCAAATCAAAGACATGGTGACCTGGGTGCTGCATTACCTGCCCCACTGGCTCGACTGGCTTGAATATCTGATTTGGCCGCTGGGCATTATCGCCATTTTGGTGGTGTTTTCTTATATCTTCAGCGCCATAGCCAACTGGATAGCGGCGCCTTTTAATGGCCTATTGGCCGAAAGGGTGGAGTTAAAACTAACCGGTGAAGCGCTACCCGATGCCGGTATGGTGGATATTTTCAAAGACATGCCACGGCTTTTTGGCCGTGAATGGGCAAAGCTGAAATATTACCTGCCAAGGGCCATTGGCTTTTTGATTTTGTTTTTAATTCCGGTGATAGGCCAAACCCTGGGCGCGGTGTTGTGGTTTTTCTTTACCGCCTGGATGATGGCGATTCAATACCTCGACTACCCCTTTGATAACCACAAAATTCCCTTTGAAGACATGAAGCTGGCGCTGAAATACCAACGCGGCCCCAGTTTTAGCTTCGGCATTTTAGCCACCTTGCTATCGATGGTACCGATCTTAAACCTTATCGTTATGCCGGTAGCGGTGTGCGGTGCCACTGCCATGTGGGTCGAGCGGTTTCGCCCGCATCTGTTAAAGCGCTAA
- a CDS encoding GntR family transcriptional regulator: MSSHPIHKTRTAFVLDSLRDRILSGELKAGEPLRQNLLAESLNVSRIPVREAMMQLEAEGLIDFEAHKGARVTPLSVEQAEELFDIRLLLEPDLLARSIPHLSPLDLHQSQGYLLQMDAALKEGSIQLWAGLNRQFHLSLYVGAKRPKTMELIQNLNLHADRYVRLHLLLDGGVQRAEGEHIAMLECCREQRIDEAVERLCQHIRDAKQDVLNMIHAGRHG, translated from the coding sequence ATGAGCAGCCATCCCATTCACAAAACCCGTACTGCCTTTGTGTTAGACAGCCTGCGTGACCGCATTTTATCGGGCGAACTCAAAGCCGGTGAGCCGCTGCGCCAGAACCTGTTGGCTGAAAGCTTAAACGTTAGCCGTATTCCGGTACGTGAAGCGATGATGCAGCTGGAGGCCGAGGGCCTGATTGATTTTGAAGCCCACAAAGGCGCGCGGGTTACGCCCTTGTCGGTAGAGCAGGCCGAAGAGCTTTTTGATATTCGGCTGTTGCTTGAGCCGGACTTGCTGGCCCGTTCTATTCCCCATTTAAGCCCCCTGGACTTGCACCAGTCCCAGGGCTATTTGCTGCAAATGGATGCGGCCTTAAAGGAAGGTTCCATTCAGCTCTGGGCCGGGCTTAACCGCCAATTTCACTTAAGCCTTTATGTGGGTGCCAAACGGCCTAAAACCATGGAACTCATTCAAAACCTCAACCTGCATGCCGACCGCTACGTTCGGCTGCATTTGTTGCTTGATGGTGGCGTGCAGCGGGCCGAAGGTGAGCATATTGCCATGCTGGAATGTTGCCGCGAGCAGCGCATTGACGAAGCGGTAGAACGGCTTTGCCAGCATATTCGTGATGCCAAACAAGATGTGCTGAACATGATCCACGCCGGCCGCCATGGATAA
- a CDS encoding cupin domain-containing protein, which yields MADSPVINIQKLTYRSHSHGDQYFARVAPVAQLLGAKELGFRVVRVQPGKKAWPRHAHLNNEEMFFILEGAGTLFMGYKATRCRPVILFLARQARKHRIKLSILATRNWCTWRYRP from the coding sequence ATGGCCGACAGTCCTGTTATCAACATCCAAAAATTGACTTATCGCAGTCACAGCCACGGCGATCAGTATTTTGCGAGGGTGGCACCGGTAGCCCAGTTATTGGGGGCGAAGGAGCTTGGCTTTCGGGTGGTCAGAGTACAGCCGGGCAAAAAGGCGTGGCCGCGCCATGCCCACCTGAACAACGAAGAAATGTTCTTTATTTTGGAAGGTGCTGGCACGCTTTTTATGGGGTACAAAGCTACCCGTTGCAGGCCGGTGATTTTGTTTCTTGCCCGGCAGGCCCGGAAACACCGCATCAAATTGTCAATTCTGGCGACAAGGAACTGGTGTACCTGGCGGTATCGACCATGA
- a CDS encoding efflux RND transporter permease subunit, with the protein MPLKSYSQPLIIMSVIPFGVIGAILGHWILGLSVSVLSLFGIIALSGVVVNDSLVMVDFVNQARRDGVELRQAVMDAGIKRFRAIMLTSLTTFLGLVPIVTETSLQAQLIIPMAVSLAFGILFATVITLVLVPTLYVVLEDMKQSGRRYFTWLKAAPEKPPKPAAQGE; encoded by the coding sequence ATACCGCTTAAATCCTACAGCCAGCCGCTAATCATCATGTCGGTTATTCCCTTCGGGGTCATTGGTGCCATCTTGGGCCACTGGATCTTGGGGCTAAGCGTGTCGGTGTTATCACTGTTTGGCATTATCGCCCTGTCCGGGGTGGTGGTGAACGACTCCTTGGTGATGGTGGATTTTGTCAACCAGGCCCGGCGCGATGGCGTTGAGCTGCGCCAAGCGGTGATGGACGCCGGCATCAAGCGTTTTCGCGCCATCATGCTGACCTCCCTCACCACCTTCTTAGGTTTGGTGCCCATCGTTACTGAAACCAGCCTGCAAGCGCAGCTTATTATCCCGATGGCGGTGTCCTTGGCGTTTGGCATCTTGTTTGCCACCGTTATTACCCTGGTGTTGGTGCCAACCCTTTATGTGGTACTTGAGGACATGAAGCAAAGTGGCCGCCGCTATTTTACCTGGCTAAAAGCGGCGCCTGAAAAGCCGCCAAAGCCTGCGGCGCAAGGTGAGTAA
- a CDS encoding aromatic amino acid transport family protein → MNKTLGSALIIAGTTIGAGMLALPLATAKLGFGLSSLLLIVFAVIAIKSAWLIADHSLALEGPASLDALGKKAFGGAGRLMLALAMGVLYYSLMAAYVSGSAALLSSTIGVSTAASAIAATIIVGVLVMFSTKVVDISNRLLFSIKLVALALVIAGLLPGIKAAYLTNGGALPLAALPIMYTAFGYHGSIPTLVNYLERDKRQIRIAIAAGTLLPLALYLIWQLVVLGSLSSAAVATTDGKLEKLIAALSAHHGGWLSPSIHLFADLALATSFLGVAVGMFDFLASLFNRKSNAAGRSQTALLTFLPPLLVALFMPGIFVSALGYAAIALAVIALVLPAFISHRQKRHLEGAILLAITLLVVVAQLLH, encoded by the coding sequence ATGAATAAAACCCTGGGCTCTGCCCTTATTATTGCTGGCACCACCATTGGTGCCGGTATGCTCGCCCTGCCTTTGGCGACCGCCAAGCTCGGTTTTGGATTAAGTAGCCTGCTACTGATTGTGTTTGCCGTTATTGCTATTAAATCGGCCTGGCTTATTGCCGACCACAGTTTGGCACTGGAAGGCCCCGCCTCATTAGATGCCCTTGGTAAAAAAGCCTTTGGCGGGGCTGGCCGCCTGATGTTGGCGCTGGCCATGGGCGTATTGTATTACTCGCTAATGGCCGCCTATGTCTCCGGCAGCGCCGCGCTGTTAAGCAGCACCATCGGCGTTAGTACCGCCGCCTCAGCCATTGCCGCCACCATTATCGTCGGGGTGTTGGTGATGTTTTCAACCAAGGTGGTGGACATCAGTAACCGCTTACTGTTTTCCATCAAATTGGTGGCACTGGCGCTGGTAATTGCCGGGCTACTGCCGGGCATTAAGGCCGCCTATCTTACCAACGGTGGTGCCCTGCCCTTGGCGGCGCTGCCCATTATGTACACCGCCTTTGGCTACCACGGTTCTATTCCGACGCTGGTAAACTACCTTGAGCGCGATAAACGGCAAATTCGTATCGCCATTGCCGCCGGCACCCTGCTACCGCTGGCGCTTTACCTTATTTGGCAATTGGTGGTGCTGGGCAGTTTAAGCAGTGCTGCGGTGGCCACCACCGACGGAAAACTCGAAAAGCTGATTGCCGCTCTTTCTGCCCATCATGGCGGTTGGCTAAGCCCCAGCATTCATCTTTTTGCTGACTTGGCCCTGGCCACCTCCTTTTTAGGGGTTGCCGTTGGTATGTTCGACTTTTTAGCCAGCCTCTTTAACCGCAAAAGCAATGCCGCAGGCCGCAGCCAAACCGCGCTATTAACCTTTCTGCCGCCGCTGTTGGTGGCGCTGTTTATGCCCGGCATTTTTGTCAGTGCCTTGGGGTATGCCGCCATCGCGCTGGCGGTTATTGCCCTGGTGCTGCCAGCCTTTATTAGCCACCGCCAAAAAAGGCACCTCGAGGGTGCCATCTTGTTAGCCATCACCTTGCTGGTTGTGGTGGCACAATTGCTTCATTAA